The following are encoded in a window of Nakamurella sp. A5-74 genomic DNA:
- a CDS encoding glutamate ABC transporter substrate-binding protein gives MKNRIPGLVGLTAVVALALSACGSSDPAAPAAGASSVIDKIASDKKLTIGIKFDQPGLGLRNPDNTYSGFDVSVAKYVAKELGVEESAITFKETPSASRETALKNKEVDLIFATYSITDKRKAEVSFAGPYFVAHQDLLVKSDAADITGPDAMDGKILCSVKGSTSALKIQTDYSKQVQLKEYGGYSDCVNALKTGAVDAVTTDDIILAGFAEQNAGAFKVVGKGFSDEKYGVGLWKDDTKTRDAVNAAITKMQTDGSWKKALEEAVGKSGYAVPEPPAISEK, from the coding sequence ATGAAGAACCGCATCCCAGGCCTCGTCGGCCTCACCGCGGTTGTCGCACTGGCGCTCTCCGCCTGCGGCAGCTCCGACCCTGCGGCACCCGCTGCCGGCGCCTCGTCCGTGATCGACAAGATCGCCTCGGACAAGAAGCTCACCATCGGCATCAAGTTCGACCAGCCTGGTCTGGGTCTGCGCAACCCGGACAACACCTACTCCGGCTTCGACGTCTCGGTGGCGAAGTACGTTGCCAAGGAGCTCGGCGTCGAGGAGTCGGCCATCACCTTCAAGGAGACCCCGTCAGCCTCCCGCGAGACGGCGCTCAAGAACAAGGAAGTCGACCTGATCTTCGCGACGTACTCCATCACGGACAAGCGCAAGGCCGAAGTCTCCTTCGCCGGTCCGTACTTCGTCGCCCACCAGGACCTCCTGGTGAAGTCCGACGCCGCCGACATCACCGGGCCGGATGCGATGGACGGCAAGATCCTCTGTTCGGTCAAGGGTTCGACGTCCGCCCTGAAGATCCAGACCGACTACTCGAAGCAGGTGCAGCTGAAGGAGTACGGCGGCTACTCGGACTGCGTCAACGCGCTCAAGACCGGCGCGGTGGATGCGGTGACCACCGATGACATCATCCTGGCCGGCTTCGCCGAGCAGAACGCCGGCGCGTTCAAGGTCGTCGGCAAGGGCTTCTCCGACGAGAAGTACGGTGTCGGCCTCTGGAAGGACGACACCAAGACCCGCGACGCGGTGAACGCCGCTATCACCAAGATGCAGACGGACGGTTCCTGGAAGAAGGCCCTGGAAGAGGCGGTCGGCAAGTCCGGCTACGCCGTCCCCGAGCCGCCGGCCATCTCCGAGAAGTGA
- a CDS encoding amino acid ABC transporter permease produces MNFDFVSEYDVLGAFWMTVQLTFWSAIGALLWGTILAAMRVSPVPLMRGFGTAYVNIVRNIPLTLIILAMSVVLADTLGMNLSSRDSPTYIDDNSFRLAVVGFILYTATFVCEAIRSGINTVPPGQAEAARAIGLTFLQNMRIIVLPQAFRAVIGPLASVLIALTKNTTIASAIGVAEASYLMAQILETEAALFATAAVIGLGFIVLTLPVGLILGRVAKKVSVKR; encoded by the coding sequence ATGAACTTCGATTTCGTGTCCGAGTACGACGTACTCGGCGCCTTCTGGATGACGGTCCAGCTCACCTTCTGGTCGGCGATCGGGGCGCTCCTGTGGGGAACGATCCTGGCAGCGATGCGGGTCTCTCCCGTCCCGCTGATGCGAGGTTTCGGCACCGCGTACGTCAACATCGTCCGCAACATCCCGCTCACCCTGATCATCCTTGCGATGTCGGTCGTGCTGGCCGACACGTTGGGCATGAATCTGTCCTCGCGTGACTCCCCCACCTACATCGACGACAACTCCTTCCGGCTGGCGGTCGTCGGCTTCATCCTTTACACCGCGACCTTCGTCTGCGAAGCCATCCGGTCCGGCATCAACACGGTGCCGCCCGGTCAAGCGGAAGCGGCCCGCGCCATCGGGCTCACCTTCCTGCAGAACATGCGCATCATCGTGCTCCCGCAGGCTTTCCGAGCGGTGATCGGGCCGCTCGCGAGCGTGCTCATCGCACTCACCAAGAACACCACGATCGCCTCCGCGATCGGGGTCGCCGAGGCCTCGTACCTGATGGCTCAGATCCTCGAGACCGAGGCTGCGCTGTTCGCCACCGCCGCCGTCATCGGCCTCGGATTCATCGTCCTCACCCTGCCGGTCGGACTGATCCTCGGTCGGGTCGCGAAGAAAGTCTCGGTGAAGCGCTGA
- a CDS encoding amino acid ABC transporter permease: MSAASVLYDAPGPRAKARNLVLTIIFAILVAGTLWWAIDILAGTDQLDGDKWNPFLTAGVWTTYLLPGLAATLEAAFYALIGSLVLGAVLALGRLSDHVWVRLPAAWVVELFRSIPVLVMMIFFKQLYVDIDLGTPDQRPLFAVVTGLVLYNGSVLAEVFRAGILSLPNGQTEASKAIGLRKGQMMRLILLPQGFTAMLPATVSQLVVIVKDTALGSIILYPELLAAGRQMTTQYGNPVATYVGLALIFVLVNFILTSLAGFLDKFMNRKRRGPKIDITQAAGGLGGSNIVVQSASAV, translated from the coding sequence ATGTCCGCCGCCTCCGTCCTGTACGACGCCCCCGGTCCGCGCGCCAAGGCACGCAACCTCGTCCTGACCATCATCTTCGCGATCCTCGTCGCCGGCACCCTGTGGTGGGCCATCGACATCCTGGCCGGGACCGACCAGCTCGACGGCGACAAGTGGAACCCGTTCCTGACGGCAGGAGTCTGGACGACCTACCTGCTGCCCGGCCTGGCCGCCACCTTGGAAGCCGCTTTCTACGCCCTCATCGGGTCTCTGGTCCTGGGTGCGGTACTCGCGCTGGGACGACTCTCCGACCACGTGTGGGTGCGCCTGCCGGCCGCCTGGGTCGTCGAACTGTTCCGGTCGATCCCCGTGCTCGTCATGATGATCTTCTTCAAGCAGCTGTACGTCGACATCGATCTCGGCACCCCCGACCAGCGACCGCTGTTCGCGGTGGTCACCGGGCTGGTGCTCTACAACGGTTCGGTGCTGGCCGAGGTGTTCCGCGCCGGGATCCTGTCGCTGCCCAACGGCCAGACCGAGGCTTCGAAGGCCATCGGCCTGCGCAAGGGTCAGATGATGCGGCTGATCCTGCTGCCCCAGGGCTTCACCGCGATGCTCCCGGCGACCGTCAGCCAGCTGGTGGTGATCGTCAAGGACACCGCTCTCGGCTCGATCATCCTGTACCCGGAGCTGCTGGCCGCCGGCCGTCAGATGACGACGCAGTACGGCAACCCGGTCGCCACCTACGTCGGGCTTGCGCTGATCTTCGTGCTGGTCAACTTCATCCTGACGTCGCTGGCCGGCTTCCTGGACAAGTTCATGAACCGCAAGCGCCGAGGACCGAAGATCGACATCACCCAGGCAGCCGGGGGGCTGGGCGGGTCCAACATCGTTGTCCAGTCGGCGAGCGCCGTCTGA